The proteins below come from a single Candidozyma auris chromosome 3, complete sequence genomic window:
- the IFU5 gene encoding WW domain-containing protein IFU5, giving the protein MSQDPKNAPNVPNGWTARFDNNYKHWYFVDLSTKKSQWEAPEGTTWGKNDGDDLPPPPYKPSGNSSGGAENRASAPAPSGSAQNGGRGPSGPGAPGGPGGYQQPGYGGGYGGGYGGGYPQQPMQAGGYPPYGPQPGYGGYPPQGYGYQQPPYQQMPQQQRSGFGNFGGMALGAGAGMLGGMMLGNAIADGQEDAYRDGYMDASMNDGGGDFGGGDFGGDF; this is encoded by the coding sequence ATGTCACAGGACCCCAAGAACGCTCCAAACGTACCCAACGGCTGGACGGCACGTTTTGACAATAACTACAAGCATTGGTACTTTGTGGATTTGAGCACCAAAAAGTCTCAATGGGAGGCTCCAGAGGGAACAACCTGGGGCAAGAATGATGGCGACGACttgcctcctcctccataCAAACCGTCAGGAAACTCCTCTGGCGGTGCTGAAAATAGAGCCTCGGCTCCAGCCCCATCTGGGTCAGCTCAAAATGGTGGCCGTGGTCCAAGTGGACCTGGGGCACCAGGAGGACCAGGTGGATATCAGCAGCCTGGCTACGGCGGAGGATATGGCGGAGGCTATGGTGGAGGATACCCTCAACAGCCAATGCAAGCTGGCGGGTACCCTCCATATGGTCCACAGCCTGGTTATGGAGGATATCCTCCCCAAGGTTACGGATATCAGCAGCCTCCATATCAGCAGATGCCTCAGCAACAGAGAAGCGGCTTCGGCAATTTCGGAGGCATGGCCTTGGGTGCTGGTGCAGGTATGCTAGGAGGAATGATGTTGGGCAATGCTATTGCTGATGGGCAGGAGGATGCCTACAGAGACGGTTACATGGACGCTTCCATGAACGACGGAGGTGGAGACTTTGGTGGAGGCGACTTTGGCGGAGACTTCTGA